One window from the genome of bacterium encodes:
- a CDS encoding isoprenylcysteine carboxylmethyltransferase family protein, translating into MSVLKTLVFTILVPGTVTVVIPRYLLAVGAEAAIPFGLIGALPIALGAACYLWCAWDFASAGRGTPAPIDPPKVLVTRGLYRVVRNPMYVGAVLILLGESVLFASATLLTYALLAWVVVHLFVVFYEEPTLHRKFGISYENYRKAVPRWIPRHKLLPI; encoded by the coding sequence ATGAGTGTCCTCAAGACGCTGGTGTTCACCATCCTGGTGCCAGGTACAGTCACGGTGGTGATACCGCGCTATCTGCTCGCCGTTGGAGCGGAGGCTGCCATTCCGTTCGGGCTGATCGGGGCTTTGCCGATTGCGCTGGGCGCGGCGTGCTACCTCTGGTGTGCCTGGGATTTTGCGTCTGCCGGACGGGGGACCCCGGCGCCCATTGACCCACCGAAGGTGCTGGTGACCAGAGGGTTGTATCGCGTGGTCAGAAATCCAATGTATGTCGGCGCGGTGTTGATTCTCCTGGGCGAAAGCGTGCTCTTCGCGTCTGCGACCCTCCTCACGTACGCGCTACTGGCATGGGTGGTCGTCCACCTATTTGTGGTTTTTTACGAAGAACCCACACTCCACCGGAAGTTCGGGATATCCTACGAGAACTACCGCAAGGCTGTGCCCCGTTGGATTCCTCGCCATAAACTTCTTCCCATCTAG
- a CDS encoding SelA-like pyridoxal phosphate-dependent enzyme — MGRRTAKRPPHLEAVDIFSHRVINASGHMTSLGGSTLSAGVVEAMRRAAGQYCDMERLHDDAAAAIAEATGAAAALIVGSASAGIALGVAASIVGADPRRVRQVPFVEEGERRVVIQTGHLVDFGAQIAQMIRLGGGVVHAVGAVNRTDRRELEAVVRTHPAALVYVQSHHAVQKGMLPLEFCLDTAHAARVPVLVDAAAEEDLRRYAALGADLVIYSGGKAFLGPTSGIVCGRRDLVVGVRAQHRGIGRAMKVGKEAIAGLLEALREYTATDHASARFAHRAVVRRLVAAFGVHGGAAAAIVRDEVRPEIERAELRFDGAGARDRAQRLVDFLRGWEPPVWTRDHHLAEGAVAFDPRPLFPEDVDVIIAAVAAFFRGRRT, encoded by the coding sequence GTGGGGCGCCGGACCGCCAAACGGCCGCCGCACCTGGAGGCGGTGGATATCTTTTCGCACCGCGTGATCAACGCGAGCGGGCACATGACATCGCTCGGCGGATCGACGCTCTCGGCCGGAGTCGTCGAGGCGATGCGGCGTGCGGCCGGTCAGTACTGCGACATGGAGCGGCTCCACGACGACGCCGCCGCGGCGATCGCCGAGGCCACCGGCGCCGCCGCGGCGCTGATCGTCGGCAGCGCGAGCGCCGGCATCGCCCTCGGGGTCGCCGCCAGCATCGTGGGCGCAGACCCCCGGAGGGTCCGTCAGGTGCCGTTCGTCGAGGAGGGCGAGCGCCGGGTGGTCATCCAGACCGGGCACCTCGTCGATTTCGGGGCGCAGATCGCGCAGATGATCCGGCTGGGCGGCGGTGTCGTCCATGCCGTCGGCGCGGTCAACCGGACGGACCGTCGTGAGCTCGAAGCCGTGGTCCGCACCCACCCGGCCGCGCTCGTCTACGTCCAGTCGCATCACGCCGTGCAGAAGGGGATGCTCCCGCTCGAGTTCTGCCTGGACACCGCGCACGCGGCGCGCGTCCCGGTGCTCGTCGACGCCGCCGCCGAGGAGGACCTGCGCCGCTACGCCGCGCTCGGCGCGGACCTCGTCATCTACAGCGGCGGCAAGGCGTTTCTCGGTCCGACGAGCGGGATCGTCTGTGGGCGGAGGGATCTGGTGGTCGGCGTCCGCGCGCAGCACCGAGGCATCGGGCGGGCGATGAAGGTCGGCAAGGAGGCGATCGCCGGGCTCCTCGAGGCCCTGCGGGAGTACACGGCGACGGACCACGCCTCGGCCCGGTTCGCCCACCGCGCCGTCGTGCGGCGGCTGGTGGCGGCGTTCGGGGTGCACGGCGGCGCCGCGGCGGCGATCGTGCGGGACGAGGTGCGCCCCGAGATCGAGCGCGCGGAGCTGCGCTTTGACGGCGCCGGGGCGCGGGACCGCGCGCAGCGCCTGGTCGATTTCCTGCGCGGCTGGGAGCCGCCGGTCTGGACGCGCGACCACCACCTCGCCGAGGGCGCGGTGGCGTTTGACCCCAGGCCCCTTTTCCCGGAGGATGTCGACGTGATCATCGCGGCGGTGGCCGCGTTCTTTCGCGGCCGGCGGACGTAG
- a CDS encoding NAD-dependent epimerase/dehydratase family protein — MITILGAGGAIGNELAKRLAVRNQPFRLVGRNPRKIPGATETLAADLMDKDQTTRAVAGSSVVHLLVGLKYDHKLWREMWPRIMGNTIEACKRAGAKLIFFDNVYLYGKVRGPMTEETPFNPCTTKGEIRAKIATTLINEWKSGTLTAMIARSADFYGPATPNGVPNRLVFEPFARKQKASWLVNDSVPHSFTYTPDAVQSLVQLAERATAWNQTWHVPTMANPLTGKEFVALVAQEFGVAPRYRVLSRAMIRVAGWFNPLVAESYEMLYQSDSPYLFDSSKFARELGFAGTTWAEGIRATAASFQRDVHEV; from the coding sequence ATGATCACCATCCTCGGAGCAGGCGGCGCCATTGGCAACGAACTCGCCAAACGCCTTGCGGTAAGGAATCAACCATTTCGCCTCGTCGGCCGCAATCCGCGGAAGATTCCCGGCGCGACCGAAACACTTGCCGCCGATCTTATGGATAAAGACCAAACCACCCGCGCTGTCGCCGGCTCCAGCGTTGTGCATCTGCTTGTTGGTCTCAAGTACGATCACAAGCTCTGGCGGGAAATGTGGCCGCGTATCATGGGCAACACGATCGAAGCCTGCAAGCGCGCCGGCGCAAAACTCATCTTCTTTGACAACGTGTACCTGTACGGCAAGGTCCGCGGACCCATGACCGAGGAGACGCCCTTCAACCCCTGCACCACGAAAGGCGAAATCCGCGCGAAGATTGCCACCACCCTCATCAATGAGTGGAAGTCGGGCACCCTCACCGCCATGATTGCACGTTCCGCCGATTTCTACGGTCCCGCCACGCCCAACGGCGTGCCTAATCGTCTCGTCTTCGAGCCCTTCGCTCGGAAGCAGAAAGCCTCATGGCTCGTGAATGATTCTGTCCCGCACTCCTTTACCTACACGCCGGACGCCGTGCAAAGCTTGGTACAACTCGCGGAACGGGCAACCGCCTGGAATCAGACCTGGCATGTCCCCACCATGGCCAACCCACTCACCGGAAAAGAGTTTGTCGCCTTAGTCGCGCAGGAATTTGGCGTTGCGCCAAGATATCGCGTCTTGAGCAGGGCCATGATCCGGGTTGCAGGATGGTTCAATCCGCTGGTCGCGGAATCCTACGAAATGCTTTATCAGAGCGATTCGCCGTACCTCTTCGACTCCAGCAAATTCGCCAGGGAGCTCGGCTTTGCGGGCACCACCTGGGCCGAGGGTATCCGAGCCACTGCCGCCTCCTTTCAGCGCGACGTGCACGAGGTCTGA